The Streptomyces sp. P9-A4 genome contains a region encoding:
- a CDS encoding MerR family transcriptional regulator yields the protein MEWSIQEIAKKAGTTSRTLRHYGERGLLEPSRIGANGYRYYDQAALVRLQRILLLRELGLSLPAIAEVLEGQRDTSAALRTHLALLEQERERLGRRIASVRTTLHKTENGEELMADEVFDGFDHTAYEEEVTERWGRDAYAKGDRWWRSLDAARKKAFMDEQAGIARDFGRALKDGLPAGGDEVQAIARRQVAWLSATTDPSKEYVIGLGRMYVDDPRFTATYDRHGEGTAVLVRDALEIYAERNL from the coding sequence ATGGAGTGGTCGATCCAAGAGATCGCCAAGAAGGCCGGCACCACCAGTCGCACCCTCCGCCACTACGGGGAGCGCGGACTGCTGGAGCCGAGCCGGATCGGCGCGAACGGTTACCGGTACTACGACCAGGCGGCGCTCGTGCGGCTGCAGCGCATCCTGCTGCTGCGCGAGCTGGGGCTCTCGCTGCCCGCCATCGCCGAGGTCCTCGAAGGGCAGCGCGACACGTCCGCGGCCCTGCGGACCCATCTCGCCCTCCTCGAACAGGAGCGGGAGCGTCTCGGGCGCCGGATCGCGTCCGTGCGGACCACTCTCCACAAGACCGAGAACGGAGAAGAACTCATGGCCGATGAAGTGTTCGACGGCTTCGACCACACGGCGTACGAGGAGGAGGTCACCGAGCGCTGGGGCCGGGACGCGTACGCCAAGGGCGACCGCTGGTGGCGCTCGCTCGACGCCGCGCGGAAGAAGGCCTTCATGGACGAACAGGCCGGCATCGCCCGCGACTTCGGGCGGGCCCTCAAGGACGGGCTGCCCGCCGGCGGCGACGAGGTGCAGGCCATCGCGCGACGCCAGGTCGCGTGGCTCTCGGCCACGACGGACCCGAGCAAGGAGTACGTGATCGGTCTCGGCCGCATGTACGTCGACGACCCGCGCTTCACCGCCACCTACGACAGGCACGGCGAGGGCACCGCCGTCCTCGTCCGGGACGCGCTGGAGATCTACGCGGAGCGGAACCTGTAG
- a CDS encoding PLP-dependent cysteine synthase family protein — MNTLLPGTTLPGTTPPGRTLPGGLLPLAEQTVGNTPVLRTDDGYWAKLEGFNFGGIKDRAALYMVEQARRRGELRPGAPIVESTSGTLGLGLALAGVLHGHPVHVVTDPGLEPIVERMLVAHGAQVHVVREPSPHGGWQQARMDRVAELLVGLDGAWWPNQYGNPDNPDAYAGLAAELSGQLDRIDVLVCAVGTGGHSAGISRALRATSSPALELVGVDSIGSTVFGLPAGERLMRGLGSSIHPGNVDHGAFDEVHWVGPAEAVRAARRLASRQFATGGWSVGAVALVAGWLARTRPRGTRIAAVFPDGPQRYFDTVFNDEFCAAHGLLDGPVREDPAGYETGVPVDGWTRKAMERVR, encoded by the coding sequence ATGAACACCCTGCTGCCCGGCACGACGCTGCCCGGCACGACCCCGCCCGGCAGGACCCTCCCCGGGGGCCTGCTGCCGCTCGCCGAGCAGACCGTCGGCAACACGCCCGTCCTGCGGACCGACGACGGTTACTGGGCCAAGCTCGAAGGCTTCAACTTCGGCGGCATCAAGGACCGCGCCGCCCTCTACATGGTCGAGCAGGCCCGCCGGCGCGGTGAGCTGCGGCCCGGCGCCCCGATCGTCGAGTCCACCTCAGGGACCCTCGGTCTCGGTCTCGCCCTCGCCGGGGTGCTGCACGGCCACCCGGTGCACGTCGTCACCGACCCCGGTCTCGAACCGATCGTCGAGCGGATGCTCGTCGCCCACGGCGCCCAGGTCCACGTCGTACGGGAGCCCAGCCCGCACGGCGGCTGGCAGCAGGCCCGGATGGACCGGGTCGCCGAACTCCTGGTGGGCCTCGACGGGGCCTGGTGGCCCAACCAGTACGGGAACCCCGACAACCCCGACGCCTACGCCGGGCTCGCCGCCGAGCTGTCCGGGCAGCTCGACCGGATCGACGTCCTCGTCTGCGCGGTCGGCACCGGCGGCCACTCGGCCGGGATCTCCCGGGCGCTGCGCGCCACCAGCAGCCCCGCGCTCGAACTGGTCGGCGTGGACTCCATCGGCTCCACCGTCTTCGGACTGCCCGCCGGGGAGCGGCTGATGCGCGGCCTCGGCTCCTCGATCCACCCGGGGAACGTGGACCACGGGGCCTTCGACGAGGTCCACTGGGTGGGGCCGGCCGAGGCGGTACGGGCGGCCCGCCGCCTGGCCTCGCGTCAGTTCGCGACCGGTGGCTGGAGCGTGGGCGCGGTCGCGCTGGTCGCCGGCTGGCTGGCCCGCACCCGGCCGCGCGGGACGCGGATCGCGGCCGTCTTCCCGGACGGGCCGCAGCGGTACTTCGACACCGTCTTCAACGACGAGTTCTGCGCGGCGCACGGTCTTCTCGACGGGCCCGTACGGGAGGACCCGGCGGGGTACGAGACCGGCGTGCCGGTCGACGGCTGGACCCGCAAGGCCATGGAGCGTGTCCGGTGA
- a CDS encoding MFS transporter, with product MTTATAPAKSRGGVWKQSRTFEPAVRLLFLNQLTINLGFYMLMPYLAAHLADGLGMAAWAVGLVLGARNLSQQGMFLVGGALADRLGFKPLIVAGCALRTVGFGALAFAQSLPMLIAASLATGLAGALFNPAVRACLAAEAGEERRVEAFALFNVYYQAGILLGPLVGVALTGVSFRLTCVVAAVLFAGLTLVQLRYMPVRAGKAARAGEARGQFRTVLAHRTFWLFSLAMTGSYVLSFQVYLALPLAAGGTGPTTALFVVSALVALAGQLRITAWCKRRLSRERCLVLGLALMGGAFLVPAALGRGPVGLLLCAAVLAVANAVLYPYEMDTVVALSRGRWVATHYGLYNTVCGIGITLGNLGTGALLDVTGWSALPWLALCAVGLGCAGAMALLARGGRLAEEPAPAD from the coding sequence GTGACGACGGCGACCGCACCCGCGAAGTCCAGGGGCGGCGTCTGGAAGCAGAGCCGTACCTTCGAGCCGGCCGTCCGGCTCCTCTTCCTCAACCAGCTCACCATCAACCTCGGCTTCTACATGCTGATGCCGTATCTGGCCGCGCACCTCGCGGACGGGCTCGGCATGGCGGCCTGGGCGGTCGGGCTCGTGCTCGGCGCCCGCAACCTCTCCCAGCAGGGCATGTTCCTCGTCGGCGGGGCGCTCGCCGACCGGCTCGGCTTCAAACCGCTCATCGTGGCGGGCTGCGCGCTGCGGACGGTCGGCTTCGGGGCGCTCGCCTTCGCGCAGTCGCTGCCGATGCTGATCGCCGCCTCGCTGGCGACCGGGCTCGCCGGGGCGCTGTTCAACCCCGCCGTACGGGCCTGCCTCGCGGCGGAGGCGGGGGAGGAGCGCCGGGTGGAGGCCTTCGCGCTGTTCAACGTCTACTACCAGGCGGGCATCCTCCTCGGGCCGCTCGTCGGGGTGGCCCTGACAGGGGTGTCGTTCCGGCTGACGTGCGTGGTGGCGGCGGTCCTCTTCGCCGGGCTGACCCTCGTACAGCTCCGGTACATGCCCGTAAGGGCGGGGAAGGCGGCGCGGGCCGGGGAGGCGCGGGGGCAGTTCCGCACGGTCCTCGCCCACCGCACCTTCTGGCTGTTCTCGCTCGCGATGACCGGCTCGTACGTGCTGTCCTTCCAGGTCTATCTGGCGCTGCCGCTCGCGGCCGGCGGGACGGGCCCCACGACCGCGCTCTTCGTCGTCTCGGCGCTGGTCGCGCTCGCCGGGCAGCTGCGGATCACCGCCTGGTGCAAGCGGCGGCTGAGCCGGGAACGGTGTCTGGTCCTCGGGCTCGCCCTGATGGGCGGCGCGTTCCTGGTCCCGGCCGCGCTCGGCCGGGGGCCGGTGGGGCTGCTGCTGTGCGCGGCGGTCCTGGCGGTGGCGAACGCGGTGCTCTACCCCTACGAGATGGACACCGTCGTCGCGCTGTCCCGGGGGCGCTGGGTGGCCACCCACTACGGGCTCTACAACACGGTGTGCGGGATCGGGATCACTCTCGGGAACCTGGGCACGGGCGCGCTGCTCGACGTGACCGGGTGGTCGGCGCTGCCGTGGCTCGCGCTGTGCGCGGTGGGCCTGGGGTGCGCGGGGGCGATGGCGCTGCTCGCCCGGGGCGGGCGCCTGGCGGAGGAACCCGCCCCGGCGGACTGA
- a CDS encoding PP2C family protein-serine/threonine phosphatase, translating into MGHPLGAAGGRRRGGEGRPEYGGARRFIRALPPLLIVGGVVFDVATPDPYTASPMLAAAPLIAAPFFSMLTTLLTGIAAVLASVGLHLSNGTADDVPALTETLTVVTVSALALLINRVVRRSGERLASARVIAEAAQKAVLPTPAERIGGLQCAARYEAAHADAFIGGDLFAVQDTPYGVRLVLGDVRGKGMEAVEAVAVVIGAFREAAEQERNLEGVAQRLERALTREGTRRDGLDAFEGFTTAVLAEIPRGDGSGTFGGFVRVVNRGHPPPLMLYGDGRLDSLEPGEPALPLGMGDLAGWPDRAEARPFPPGATLLFYTDGLSEARDAAGVFYDPVSRLAGRIFPGPEELLDALADDVRLHTGGGSTDDMALLAVSRPSEGQQGRRRTMPVVPPGGPGHRS; encoded by the coding sequence GTGGGGCACCCCCTAGGAGCGGCGGGCGGCAGGCGGCGGGGCGGCGAGGGCCGTCCCGAGTACGGCGGTGCCCGGCGGTTCATCCGCGCGCTGCCCCCGCTGCTCATCGTGGGCGGTGTCGTGTTCGACGTGGCGACGCCGGATCCGTACACCGCCTCGCCGATGCTCGCCGCCGCCCCGCTGATTGCCGCGCCCTTCTTCTCGATGCTCACGACGCTGCTCACCGGGATCGCCGCCGTCCTCGCCTCCGTCGGGCTGCACCTCTCCAACGGCACCGCGGACGATGTGCCGGCCCTCACCGAGACCCTGACCGTCGTCACCGTCTCCGCGCTCGCCCTCCTCATCAACCGGGTCGTGCGCCGCAGCGGCGAACGGCTCGCCTCGGCGCGGGTCATCGCCGAGGCCGCGCAGAAGGCGGTGCTGCCGACGCCCGCCGAGCGGATCGGCGGGCTGCAGTGCGCGGCGCGTTACGAGGCGGCGCACGCGGACGCGTTCATCGGCGGCGACCTGTTCGCCGTCCAGGACACCCCCTACGGGGTGCGGCTCGTCCTCGGGGACGTCAGGGGCAAGGGCATGGAGGCGGTCGAGGCGGTCGCCGTCGTCATCGGGGCGTTCCGGGAGGCGGCCGAGCAGGAACGGAACCTGGAGGGCGTGGCGCAGCGCCTCGAACGGGCGCTGACCCGGGAGGGCACCCGCAGGGACGGGCTCGACGCCTTCGAGGGGTTCACCACCGCCGTCCTCGCCGAGATCCCGCGCGGTGACGGCAGCGGCACCTTCGGCGGTTTCGTACGGGTGGTCAACCGCGGCCACCCGCCCCCGCTGATGCTGTACGGCGACGGGCGGCTCGACTCGCTGGAGCCGGGCGAGCCCGCGCTGCCGCTGGGCATGGGCGATCTCGCGGGGTGGCCGGACCGGGCCGAGGCGCGGCCGTTCCCGCCGGGCGCGACGCTGCTCTTCTACACCGACGGCCTCTCCGAGGCGCGGGACGCTGCGGGCGTCTTCTACGACCCGGTGTCGCGGCTCGCCGGCCGGATCTTCCCGGGTCCCGAGGAACTGCTCGACGCGCTCGCGGACGACGTACGGCTGCACACGGGCGGCGGGTCGACGGACGACATGGCGCTGCTCGCGGTGAGCCGTCCGTCGGAGGGGCAGCAGGGGCGGCGGCGGACGATGCCGGTGGTGCCGCCGGGCGGGCCCGGTCACCGCTCGTAG
- a CDS encoding M23 family metallopeptidase produces the protein MASNTPVPEAPFDAFGGGAGPAAPDTEWNPTEGSLRAGGRHRVVKQRSNFARSSTVLGVGVIAAVGAGGLATAQEKPPVAISLPDLPDLPDLGLPDAHDLPGVGDLLPDETPETVSAARANPNPLTAATYTTLDEQQGADTQQGAGAEQLDRTAVGTGDAGEALRARILQQAEQQQASADAADMAAAEKAAAEKAAAEAAAKADAAEKAAAEAKAKAEAEAKAKAEAAARAKAEAERLAALAASYSLPVSSYTLTATYMQSGSMWSSGHHTGLDFAAPTGTPLKAVHGATVKSAGWSGSYGYRIVLELSDGTEVWYCHLSSMTVGVGQTVGTGETIGRVGATGNVTGAHLHMEVHTPGGDGIDPADWLRSKGLTL, from the coding sequence GTGGCGTCCAACACTCCCGTACCCGAAGCCCCCTTCGATGCCTTCGGTGGTGGTGCGGGTCCCGCCGCCCCGGACACCGAGTGGAACCCCACCGAGGGATCCCTCCGCGCCGGCGGCCGGCACCGGGTCGTCAAGCAGCGCTCCAACTTCGCCCGTTCCTCCACCGTCCTCGGCGTCGGTGTCATCGCCGCCGTCGGCGCCGGCGGCCTCGCCACCGCGCAGGAGAAGCCCCCGGTCGCGATCTCGCTTCCGGACCTTCCCGACCTCCCGGACCTCGGACTCCCGGACGCCCACGACCTCCCGGGCGTCGGCGACCTCCTCCCCGACGAGACCCCCGAGACGGTCAGCGCGGCCCGCGCCAACCCGAACCCGCTGACCGCCGCCACGTACACCACCCTCGACGAGCAGCAGGGCGCCGACACCCAGCAGGGTGCGGGGGCCGAGCAGCTCGACAGGACCGCGGTCGGCACCGGCGACGCGGGCGAGGCCCTGCGCGCCCGCATCCTCCAGCAGGCCGAGCAGCAGCAGGCCTCCGCCGACGCGGCCGACATGGCCGCGGCGGAGAAGGCGGCGGCCGAGAAGGCCGCGGCCGAGGCGGCGGCCAAGGCCGACGCGGCGGAGAAGGCGGCGGCCGAGGCCAAGGCGAAGGCCGAGGCGGAAGCGAAGGCCAAGGCGGAGGCGGCGGCCAGGGCGAAGGCGGAGGCCGAGCGGCTTGCCGCGCTGGCCGCGAGCTACTCGCTGCCCGTCTCCTCCTACACCCTCACCGCCACGTACATGCAGTCCGGCTCGATGTGGTCCTCCGGCCACCACACCGGCCTCGACTTCGCCGCTCCCACCGGCACCCCGCTCAAGGCGGTGCACGGCGCGACCGTGAAGTCCGCGGGCTGGTCCGGCTCGTACGGCTACCGGATCGTCCTGGAGCTGTCGGACGGCACCGAGGTCTGGTACTGCCACCTCTCGTCCATGACGGTCGGCGTGGGCCAGACCGTGGGCACCGGCGAGACCATCGGCCGCGTCGGCGCCACCGGCAACGTCACCGGCGCCCACCTCCACATGGAGGTGCACACGCCCGGCGGCGACGGCATCGACCCGGCGGACTGGCTCCGCTCCAAGGGCCTCACCCTCTGA
- a CDS encoding aldo/keto reductase translates to MTSLRPLGSSDLHVFPLALGGNVFGWTADEAQSFAVLDAYAAAGGNFVDSADVYSAWAEGNEGGESETVIGRWLASRGNREDIVVATKVGAHPHFKGLSATTIKAGAEESLRRLGTDHIDLYYTHFDDESVPVEEIVTALDQLVKDGKVRAVAASNISPERLRASLDFAESEGLARYVALQPHYNLVSRDTYEGPLLETVERAGLSAVPYYGLAAGFLTGKYRPGTTVDSVRAAGAGGHLDTERGRAVLSALDTVAEAHGAELATVALAWLAARPTVAAPIASARTVEQVPALVAAAGLTLTEAELTLLTEASA, encoded by the coding sequence ATGACCTCTCTCCGCCCGCTGGGCAGCTCCGACCTGCACGTCTTCCCCCTCGCCCTGGGCGGCAACGTCTTCGGCTGGACCGCCGACGAGGCGCAGTCCTTCGCCGTCCTCGACGCCTACGCCGCCGCGGGCGGCAACTTCGTCGACTCCGCCGATGTCTACTCCGCCTGGGCCGAGGGCAACGAGGGCGGCGAGTCCGAGACGGTCATCGGCCGCTGGCTCGCCTCCCGCGGCAACCGCGAGGACATCGTCGTCGCCACCAAGGTCGGCGCCCACCCCCACTTCAAGGGGCTCTCCGCCACCACCATCAAGGCCGGTGCGGAGGAGTCGCTGCGCCGCCTCGGCACCGATCACATCGACCTCTACTACACGCACTTCGACGACGAGTCGGTGCCCGTGGAGGAGATCGTCACCGCGCTCGACCAGCTGGTGAAGGACGGCAAGGTGCGCGCCGTCGCCGCCTCCAACATCTCCCCGGAGCGGCTGCGCGCCTCCCTCGACTTCGCCGAGTCCGAGGGTCTGGCCCGTTATGTGGCCCTCCAGCCGCACTACAACCTGGTCTCCCGCGACACCTACGAGGGCCCCCTCCTGGAGACCGTCGAGCGGGCCGGGCTCTCCGCCGTCCCGTACTACGGCCTCGCGGCCGGTTTCCTCACCGGCAAGTACCGCCCCGGCACCACCGTCGACAGCGTCCGCGCCGCCGGGGCCGGCGGGCACCTGGACACCGAGCGGGGCAGGGCCGTGCTCTCCGCGCTCGACACGGTCGCCGAGGCGCACGGCGCGGAACTCGCCACCGTCGCCCTCGCCTGGCTCGCCGCCCGCCCGACGGTCGCCGCGCCGATCGCCTCGGCGCGTACGGTCGAGCAGGTCCCGGCGCTCGTCGCCGCCGCCGGCCTCACCCTCACGGAGGCCGAGCTGACCCTCCTGACCGAGGCCTCGGCCTGA
- a CDS encoding PrsW family intramembrane metalloprotease, whose amino-acid sequence MSNPAPGETTAGPEAAPVPHRDTEEPAFPAVADRSQWRYRPRRDFWRSRVFRAVTLITVLAICALVILALVREQTGTEGFLVGLGLAVFPVPLLMAAFRWLDRVEPGPWKNLLFAFAWGAFAAALVAILANSFAVRWIATATADPASADTLGATVVAPVVEESAKAAAVLLLFLFRRRHFGGLVDGVVIAGFTATGFAFTENILYLGNAFGEDQEFGASGLGSVTAATFFVRVVMSPFAHPLFTVLTGIGFGLAALAPRGKRLRKVLLPIAGLLLAMGLHAAWNGSATFGGPLAFFAVYGALMVPAFGLLTWLAVWSRQWELRTISGELPAYAAAGWISPAEPLALSSMRARRLARAFAARTYGPPASRAVGEYESFATTLAFLRNRARRGTAGPDFPAREQELLHHLWQRREVASPALTYAARATGRAWAPPQYLDYGGYNPYRS is encoded by the coding sequence GTGTCGAACCCCGCTCCCGGCGAAACCACAGCCGGCCCCGAGGCCGCTCCCGTCCCCCACCGGGACACCGAGGAGCCGGCCTTCCCTGCCGTCGCCGACCGGTCCCAGTGGCGCTACCGGCCCCGCAGGGACTTCTGGCGCAGCCGGGTCTTCCGGGCCGTCACCCTGATCACCGTGCTCGCGATCTGCGCCCTGGTCATCCTGGCGCTGGTCCGCGAGCAGACCGGCACCGAGGGCTTCCTCGTCGGCCTGGGCCTCGCCGTGTTCCCCGTACCGCTGCTGATGGCCGCGTTCCGCTGGCTCGACCGGGTCGAGCCGGGGCCCTGGAAGAACCTGCTCTTCGCGTTCGCGTGGGGAGCCTTCGCCGCCGCGCTCGTCGCGATCCTGGCGAACTCCTTCGCCGTCCGCTGGATCGCGACGGCCACCGCCGACCCCGCGTCGGCGGACACCCTGGGAGCGACGGTGGTCGCGCCCGTGGTGGAGGAGAGCGCCAAGGCGGCGGCGGTGCTGCTGCTCTTCCTCTTCCGGCGGCGGCACTTCGGCGGGCTCGTCGACGGGGTCGTGATCGCCGGATTCACCGCGACCGGCTTCGCGTTCACCGAGAACATCCTGTACCTCGGCAACGCCTTCGGCGAGGACCAGGAGTTCGGCGCCTCCGGCCTCGGCTCGGTGACCGCCGCGACCTTCTTCGTACGGGTCGTGATGTCGCCGTTCGCGCACCCGCTCTTCACCGTGCTCACCGGTATCGGCTTCGGCCTCGCCGCGCTCGCGCCGCGCGGCAAGCGGCTCCGCAAGGTGCTGCTGCCGATCGCCGGGCTGCTGCTCGCCATGGGGCTGCACGCCGCGTGGAACGGCTCGGCCACGTTCGGCGGCCCGCTGGCCTTCTTCGCGGTGTACGGGGCGCTCATGGTCCCGGCCTTCGGCCTGCTGACCTGGCTCGCGGTGTGGAGCCGGCAGTGGGAGCTGCGCACGATATCCGGGGAGCTCCCGGCGTACGCGGCGGCCGGCTGGATCTCCCCCGCCGAGCCGCTCGCGCTCTCCTCGATGCGCGCTCGCCGGCTGGCCCGGGCCTTCGCCGCGCGCACGTACGGGCCGCCGGCCTCGCGGGCGGTCGGCGAGTACGAGTCCTTCGCGACGACCCTGGCGTTCCTGCGGAACCGGGCCCGGCGCGGCACGGCGGGCCCCGACTTCCCGGCCCGTGAGCAGGAGCTGCTGCACCATCTGTGGCAGCGCAGGGAGGTCGCGTCCCCCGCGCTCACGTACGCGGCGCGGGCGACGGGCCGGGCGTGGGCGCCGCCGCAGTACCTGGACTACGGCGGCTACAACCCGTACCGCAGCTAG
- the trmB gene encoding tRNA (guanosine(46)-N7)-methyltransferase TrmB translates to MFAPGEGPLPDPAGAHHERRIRSFQPRRSRVTYGQAEAMLKRWPDWGLDIDGKRILDLGEMFDGLPVVLEIGFGMGEATAQMAAADPGTGILAVDVHTPGQGNLLGLADRNGLTNVRVANGDAIILLREMLDKDSLDGCRVYFPDPWPKARHHKRRLIQPEFLGLLATRLKPGGVLHCATDWEEYAEQMLEVLSAHPDFENTQADGGYAPRPDFRPVTRFEGQGLDKGHVVHDLLFRRK, encoded by the coding sequence ATGTTCGCCCCCGGCGAGGGCCCCCTGCCCGATCCCGCCGGGGCGCACCACGAGCGCCGCATCCGGAGCTTCCAGCCGCGCCGCAGCCGCGTCACCTACGGGCAGGCCGAGGCGATGCTCAAGCGGTGGCCCGACTGGGGCCTCGACATCGACGGCAAGCGGATCCTCGACCTCGGCGAGATGTTCGACGGTCTCCCGGTCGTCCTGGAGATCGGCTTCGGCATGGGCGAGGCGACCGCGCAGATGGCCGCCGCCGACCCCGGCACCGGCATCCTCGCCGTCGACGTCCACACTCCCGGCCAGGGCAATCTGCTCGGCCTCGCCGACCGCAACGGCCTGACGAACGTCCGGGTCGCCAACGGCGACGCGATCATCCTGCTCCGCGAGATGCTCGACAAGGACTCCCTCGACGGCTGCCGGGTCTACTTCCCGGACCCGTGGCCCAAGGCCCGCCACCACAAGCGGCGGCTGATCCAGCCCGAGTTCCTCGGCCTCCTCGCGACCCGGCTGAAGCCCGGCGGCGTGCTGCACTGCGCCACGGACTGGGAGGAGTACGCGGAGCAGATGCTGGAGGTGCTCTCCGCGCACCCGGACTTCGAGAACACCCAGGCCGACGGCGGTTACGCGCCCCGGCCCGACTTCCGTCCGGTCACCCGCTTCGAGGGACAGGGCCTGGACAAGGGCCATGTCGTGCACGACCTGCTCTTCCGGAGGAAGTGA
- the lhgO gene encoding L-2-hydroxyglutarate oxidase, translating to MFDCDVLVIGGGIVGLSTAYALTRAAPGTRVTVLEKENALARHQTGRNSGVIHSGIYYRPGSLKARFAVEGAAEMVKFCAEWGIPYEVTGKLVVATAREELPRLHALVQRGRENGIPVRELGPAQISEYEPRVRGLAAIHVGTTGICDYGAVSARLAESSGARILYGAEVVQVDRRPWGVAVRTADGRVVRARVLVNCAGLHCDRIARLAGDDPGMRIVPFRGEYYELADPSLVQGLVYPVPDPAFPFLGVHLTRGIDGGVHIGPNAVPALAREGYGWSVVRPRELAGTLAWPGSWAIARAHWRYGAGELRRSVSKRAFTEAVRRLLPVVEESDLRRAAPGVRAQAVLRDGTLVDDFLIREAARTVHVLNAPSPAATASLPIGREVAGRALALL from the coding sequence GTGTTTGACTGTGACGTGCTGGTGATCGGCGGCGGGATCGTCGGTCTGTCGACGGCGTACGCGCTGACGCGCGCCGCTCCCGGCACCCGGGTCACGGTCCTGGAGAAGGAGAACGCCCTCGCGCGCCACCAGACCGGGCGCAACAGCGGGGTGATCCACAGCGGGATCTACTACCGGCCGGGCTCGCTCAAGGCCCGGTTCGCCGTCGAGGGCGCGGCCGAAATGGTCAAGTTCTGCGCGGAGTGGGGCATTCCGTACGAGGTGACGGGGAAGCTCGTCGTCGCCACCGCGCGCGAGGAGCTGCCCCGGCTGCACGCGCTCGTGCAGCGCGGCAGGGAGAACGGCATCCCGGTGCGCGAGCTGGGCCCGGCGCAGATCAGCGAGTACGAGCCCCGGGTGCGCGGACTGGCCGCGATCCACGTCGGCACGACCGGCATCTGCGACTACGGAGCGGTGTCCGCCCGGCTCGCCGAGTCCTCCGGTGCCCGCATCCTGTACGGCGCGGAGGTGGTCCAGGTCGACCGGCGGCCGTGGGGCGTCGCCGTGCGCACGGCGGACGGCCGGGTGGTGCGGGCGCGGGTCCTGGTGAACTGCGCGGGGCTGCACTGCGACCGGATCGCCCGGCTCGCTGGCGACGACCCGGGCATGCGGATCGTCCCCTTCCGGGGGGAGTACTACGAGCTGGCCGACCCCTCCCTCGTACAGGGCCTGGTCTATCCGGTCCCGGACCCGGCGTTCCCCTTCCTCGGGGTGCACCTGACCCGGGGCATCGACGGCGGCGTCCACATCGGGCCGAACGCCGTCCCGGCGCTCGCCCGCGAGGGGTACGGCTGGTCGGTCGTCCGCCCGCGCGAGCTGGCCGGCACCCTGGCCTGGCCCGGCTCCTGGGCCATCGCCCGCGCGCACTGGCGGTACGGGGCGGGGGAACTGCGCCGGTCGGTGTCGAAGCGCGCCTTCACCGAGGCCGTACGGCGGCTCCTGCCGGTGGTGGAGGAGTCGGACCTGCGCCGCGCGGCACCGGGCGTACGGGCGCAGGCGGTGCTGCGGGACGGGACGCTCGTCGACGACTTCCTGATCCGCGAGGCGGCCCGCACGGTCCACGTGCTGAACGCGCCTTCGCCCGCGGCGACGGCGTCCCTGCCGATCGGCAGAGAGGTGGCGGGCCGCGCGCTGGCGCTGCTGTAG